In Gadus chalcogrammus isolate NIFS_2021 chromosome 11, NIFS_Gcha_1.0, whole genome shotgun sequence, a single window of DNA contains:
- the LOC130392246 gene encoding grainyhead-like protein 2 homolog isoform X4, with product MDMDSKMLLVVVPNEASIPQRKAYNNEDEAWKSYLENPLTAATKAMMSINGDEDSAAALSLLYDYYKVPRERRNIASAVKPTDLSATATRDSSSNLELLENHLQVLRSMPVNLSMNCSTTTANNTTPSGSAEHLGSKCGSMGSASAEVRGGVCSSGGWDGGVGMAPLALVKSESQMSNTELLKSCCGGSYKADPSELIRMDYNQQSRCDLSYLAHLKEDERSPPDSTYDDSCCDDKESYESSPFQAVAEICYSQPMDSFQYTLEAGMSLRQRQGEGPMVYLNRGQFYAITLRQSGLSSCLRQPGAKARPNGPQPARGRQGTAGGAELPQQTIVQSVVMVVFGEDKCRDEQLNNWKYWHSRQHTAKQRVLDIADYKESFNTIGNVEEIAYNAVSFTWDLTEEAKVFISVNSLSTDFSPQKGVKGTPLRIQIDTYSYQCSSSRPIHRASAHIKVFCDKGAERKIRDEEKKQLRKKIKGKNGNPCAALPMRKADSTLFKVLKDLDSQPVLFIPDVHFGNLQRAGQVFAFKSEEMGKEGVSLKRPHCPAEEDFHPPAAKTAKVEPERKVLLYVRKECDEVFDALMLRSPTLQALMEAISEKYALPLDKMAKVYKKSKKGILVNMDNNIIQNYSNEDTFILAIESSANSLQVTLSEI from the exons TAAaatgctgctggtggtggtgccaAATGAGGCCTCCATTCCTCAGCGAAAAGCCTACAACAATGAGGATGAAGCGTGGAAGAGCTACCTGGAGAACCCCCTCACAGCGGCCACCAAGGCCATGATGAGCATCAACGGGGACGAGGACAGCGCTGCGGCCCTCAGTCTGCTCTATGACTACTACAAG GTTCCCAGGGAGAGGAGAAACATCGCCAGTGCTGTCAAACCCACCGATCTGTCCGCCACAGCGACGAGGGACAGTTCCTCCaacctggagctgctggagaacCATCTCCAGGTTCTACGTTCCATGCCCGTCAATCTTTCAATGAACTGTAGCACAACCACCGCCAACAACACCACCCCTTCTGGGTCGGCGGAACACCTGGGCTCCAAGTGCGGCTCCATGGGGTCGGCCTCAGCAGAAGTCCGGGGCGGTGTGTGCAGCAGTGGGGGCTGGGATGGAGGCGTGGGCATGGCTCCTCTAGCGCTGGTCAAAAGCGAGAGTCAGATGTCAAACACAGAGCTCCTGAAGTCCTGCTGCGGAGGCTCGTACAAAGCGGACCCCAGTGAGCTGATCAGGATGGATTACAACCAACAGAGCAGGTGTGATCTGAGCTACCTGGCCCACCTTAAGGAGGACGAGAGGAGCCCCCCGGACAGCACGTACGACGACTCTTGTTGTGACGACAAAGAG AGTTACGAGTCCAGTCCTTTTCAAGCAGTGGCAGAAATCTGCTACAGCCAACCAAT GGACTCCTTCCAGTACACCCTGGAGGCCGGCATGTCTCTACGCCAACGCCAGGGCGAGGGCCCCATGGTTTACCTGAACCGCGGCCAGTTCTACGCCATCACACTGCGCCAGTCGGGCCTCAGCTCCTGCCTCCGCCAGCCCGGGGCCAAGGCCCGGCCCAATGGACCCCAGCCGGCCCGCGGGCGGCAAGGCACCGCGGGGGGCGCAGAGCTACCGCAGCAGACTATTGTTCAG AGTGTCGTCATGGTGGTTTTCGGGGAGGACAAGTGCAGAGACGAGCAGCTGAATAACTGGAAGTATTGGCACTCTCGCCAGCACACGGCCAAACAGAGGGTCCTGGACATCG CCGACTACAAAGAGAGCTTCAACACCATCGGGAATGTAGAGGAAATCGCCTACAATGCAGTTTCCTTTACATGGGACCTCACCGAAGAAGCAAAG GTCTTTATCTCGGTGAACAGCCTGAGCACAGACTTCTCCCCCCAGAAGGGGGTGAAGGGGACCCCTCTGAGGATCCAGATCGACACCTACAGCTACCAGTGCTCCAGCAGCCGGCCCATCCACCGCGCCTCCGCCCACATCAAGGTGTTCTGCGACAAG GGGGCGGAGAGGAAGATCCGTGATGAGGAGAAGAAACAGCTCAGAAAGAAGATAAAAG GCAAAAATGGCAACCCATGTGCGGCTCTCCCAATGAGGAAGGCTGACAGCACGCTGTTTAAAGTGTTGAAAGACTTGGACTCCCAGCCCGTCCTGTTCATCCCTGACGTCCACTTTGGTAACCTGCAGAGAGCCGGACAG GTCTTTGCCTTCAAATCCGAGGAGATGGGCAAAGAAGG CGTTTCACTGAAGAGGCCCCATTGTCCCGCCGAAGAAGACTTCCACCCGCCAGCCGCTAAGACGGCCAAGGTGGAACCTGAAAGAAAAG TCCTGCTGTATGTGAGGAAGGAGTGTGACGAGGTATTCGATGCCCTGATGCTGCGCTCCCCAACGCTGCAGGCCTTGATGGAAGCT ATATCTGAGAAATATGCACTGCCTTTGGACAAGATGGCCAAAGTTTACAAAAAGAGCAAAAAAGG GATCTTGGTCAACATGGACAACAACATCATCCAGAATTACTCCAATGAGGACACCTTCATCCTGGCCATCGAAAGCTCAGCTAACTCCTTGCAAGTCACTCTGTCAGAGATCTAA
- the LOC130392246 gene encoding grainyhead-like protein 2 homolog isoform X3: MDMDSKMLLVVVPNEASIPQRKAYNNEDEAWKSYLENPLTAATKAMMSINGDEDSAAALSLLYDYYKVPRERRNIASAVKPTDLSATATRDSSSNLELLENHLQVLRSMPVNLSMNCSTTTANNTTPSGSAEHLGSKCGSMGSASAEVRGGVCSSGGWDGGVGMAPLALVKSESQMSNTELLKSCCGGSYKADPSELIRMDYNQQSRCDLSYLAHLKEDERSPPDSTYDDSCCDDKESYESSPFQAVAEICYSQPMDSFQYTLEAGMSLRQRQGEGPMVYLNRGQFYAITLRQSGLSSCLRQPGAKARPNGPQPARGRQGTAGGAELPQQTIVQSVVMVVFGEDKCRDEQLNNWKYWHSRQHTAKQRVLDIADYKESFNTIGNVEEIAYNAVSFTWDLTEEAKVFISVNSLSTDFSPQKGVKGTPLRIQIDTYSYQCSSSRPIHRASAHIKVFCDKGAERKIRDEEKKQLRKKIKGKNGNPCAALPMRKADSTLFKVLKDLDSQPVLFIPDVHFGNLQRAGQVFAFKSEEMGKEGSVSLKRPHCPAEEDFHPPAAKTAKVEPERKVLLYVRKECDEVFDALMLRSPTLQALMEAISEKYALPLDKMAKVYKKSKKGILVNMDNNIIQNYSNEDTFILAIESSANSLQVTLSEI; this comes from the exons TAAaatgctgctggtggtggtgccaAATGAGGCCTCCATTCCTCAGCGAAAAGCCTACAACAATGAGGATGAAGCGTGGAAGAGCTACCTGGAGAACCCCCTCACAGCGGCCACCAAGGCCATGATGAGCATCAACGGGGACGAGGACAGCGCTGCGGCCCTCAGTCTGCTCTATGACTACTACAAG GTTCCCAGGGAGAGGAGAAACATCGCCAGTGCTGTCAAACCCACCGATCTGTCCGCCACAGCGACGAGGGACAGTTCCTCCaacctggagctgctggagaacCATCTCCAGGTTCTACGTTCCATGCCCGTCAATCTTTCAATGAACTGTAGCACAACCACCGCCAACAACACCACCCCTTCTGGGTCGGCGGAACACCTGGGCTCCAAGTGCGGCTCCATGGGGTCGGCCTCAGCAGAAGTCCGGGGCGGTGTGTGCAGCAGTGGGGGCTGGGATGGAGGCGTGGGCATGGCTCCTCTAGCGCTGGTCAAAAGCGAGAGTCAGATGTCAAACACAGAGCTCCTGAAGTCCTGCTGCGGAGGCTCGTACAAAGCGGACCCCAGTGAGCTGATCAGGATGGATTACAACCAACAGAGCAGGTGTGATCTGAGCTACCTGGCCCACCTTAAGGAGGACGAGAGGAGCCCCCCGGACAGCACGTACGACGACTCTTGTTGTGACGACAAAGAG AGTTACGAGTCCAGTCCTTTTCAAGCAGTGGCAGAAATCTGCTACAGCCAACCAAT GGACTCCTTCCAGTACACCCTGGAGGCCGGCATGTCTCTACGCCAACGCCAGGGCGAGGGCCCCATGGTTTACCTGAACCGCGGCCAGTTCTACGCCATCACACTGCGCCAGTCGGGCCTCAGCTCCTGCCTCCGCCAGCCCGGGGCCAAGGCCCGGCCCAATGGACCCCAGCCGGCCCGCGGGCGGCAAGGCACCGCGGGGGGCGCAGAGCTACCGCAGCAGACTATTGTTCAG AGTGTCGTCATGGTGGTTTTCGGGGAGGACAAGTGCAGAGACGAGCAGCTGAATAACTGGAAGTATTGGCACTCTCGCCAGCACACGGCCAAACAGAGGGTCCTGGACATCG CCGACTACAAAGAGAGCTTCAACACCATCGGGAATGTAGAGGAAATCGCCTACAATGCAGTTTCCTTTACATGGGACCTCACCGAAGAAGCAAAG GTCTTTATCTCGGTGAACAGCCTGAGCACAGACTTCTCCCCCCAGAAGGGGGTGAAGGGGACCCCTCTGAGGATCCAGATCGACACCTACAGCTACCAGTGCTCCAGCAGCCGGCCCATCCACCGCGCCTCCGCCCACATCAAGGTGTTCTGCGACAAG GGGGCGGAGAGGAAGATCCGTGATGAGGAGAAGAAACAGCTCAGAAAGAAGATAAAAG GCAAAAATGGCAACCCATGTGCGGCTCTCCCAATGAGGAAGGCTGACAGCACGCTGTTTAAAGTGTTGAAAGACTTGGACTCCCAGCCCGTCCTGTTCATCCCTGACGTCCACTTTGGTAACCTGCAGAGAGCCGGACAG GTCTTTGCCTTCAAATCCGAGGAGATGGGCAAAGAAGG CAGCGTTTCACTGAAGAGGCCCCATTGTCCCGCCGAAGAAGACTTCCACCCGCCAGCCGCTAAGACGGCCAAGGTGGAACCTGAAAGAAAAG TCCTGCTGTATGTGAGGAAGGAGTGTGACGAGGTATTCGATGCCCTGATGCTGCGCTCCCCAACGCTGCAGGCCTTGATGGAAGCT ATATCTGAGAAATATGCACTGCCTTTGGACAAGATGGCCAAAGTTTACAAAAAGAGCAAAAAAGG GATCTTGGTCAACATGGACAACAACATCATCCAGAATTACTCCAATGAGGACACCTTCATCCTGGCCATCGAAAGCTCAGCTAACTCCTTGCAAGTCACTCTGTCAGAGATCTAA